A single region of the Novosphingobium sp. SL115 genome encodes:
- a CDS encoding ThuA domain-containing protein, giving the protein MAIASGQSAAAQVTDCPLGRTTLSTLSPLGDVLAVPAARAVVEKVSPGLADKMMKPFGGQALPPGFERIVTPRSVMGMVGMGDAALIAKMDAGLGKVKLTKADVLARCASYDNERPQIPADLPRPAILVFGKITGFRDGPSVDAAEVALKQIAARHGWGIVFTDRGGVFNAADLARFDSVVWNNISGDALTIPQRAAFRKWIERGGGYTGIHGSGGDPQFFWDWYADTLVGARFIGHPMGPQFQEARVVVEDKAHPATHGLPTEWRMTEEWYSFDRSARGKNVRVLATLDESTYKPGEGFGRKLAMGDHPIAWTRCLGRGRSFYTAIGHRPESYTQAESVKLLDQGIAWSAGLSPEGCGPTRK; this is encoded by the coding sequence GTGGCAATCGCAAGCGGACAGTCCGCAGCCGCGCAAGTGACCGACTGCCCGCTGGGCCGCACCACGCTTTCCACCCTGTCACCGCTGGGAGATGTTCTGGCCGTACCCGCAGCCCGCGCCGTGGTTGAAAAGGTGTCGCCGGGGCTGGCCGACAAGATGATGAAGCCATTTGGCGGGCAGGCACTGCCGCCGGGCTTTGAACGCATTGTGACGCCGCGTTCGGTAATGGGCATGGTGGGGATGGGCGATGCTGCGCTGATCGCCAAAATGGACGCCGGCCTTGGCAAAGTTAAGCTGACCAAGGCCGACGTGTTGGCCCGCTGCGCCAGTTATGACAACGAACGCCCGCAGATTCCCGCAGACCTGCCACGCCCGGCCATTCTGGTGTTTGGCAAGATTACCGGCTTCCGCGATGGGCCATCGGTTGATGCGGCCGAAGTGGCGTTGAAGCAGATTGCCGCCCGCCATGGCTGGGGCATCGTATTTACTGACCGTGGTGGGGTGTTCAACGCGGCGGATCTGGCGCGCTTTGACAGCGTGGTGTGGAACAATATCAGCGGCGATGCGCTGACCATTCCGCAGCGCGCGGCATTCCGCAAATGGATTGAACGGGGCGGCGGTTACACTGGTATCCATGGTTCGGGCGGTGATCCGCAGTTTTTCTGGGACTGGTATGCCGATACGCTGGTCGGCGCGCGGTTCATTGGCCACCCGATGGGGCCGCAATTTCAGGAAGCGCGGGTTGTGGTGGAAGACAAGGCCCACCCTGCCACCCACGGCTTACCCACAGAATGGCGAATGACCGAAGAATGGTATTCGTTCGACCGCAGCGCACGCGGTAAGAACGTGCGGGTTCTGGCAACGCTGGATGAAAGCACGTACAAGCCGGGCGAGGGGTTCGGGCGCAAGCTGGCGATGGGTGACCATCCGATTGCATGGACCCGCTGCCTTGGTCGGGGCCGCAGTTTCTACACTGCCATCGGGCACCGCCCCGAAAGTTATACCCAAGCCGAAAGTGTGAAACTGCTGGATCAGGGGATCGCGTGGTCCGCCGGACTTTCCCCCGAAGGATGCGGGCCGACGCGCAAGTAG
- a CDS encoding class I SAM-dependent methyltransferase encodes MGLKDAWEAHVVPRMIKCACASPGIAELRAGVVPQAKGRVFEIGCGGGLNQQYYDKTRVSGFAGIDPSGKLLDYAREAAERKGWAADIRQGVGEDIPFADDSFDTAVCTYTLCSVTEPTKVLSELHRILKPGGQLLFLEHGLSPDAGVAKWQRRIEPVWKPLMGGCHLSRGVTAPVRQAGFALDSVGHRYMAGMPRWAAWMEWGVAMKV; translated from the coding sequence ATGGGTCTGAAGGATGCGTGGGAAGCGCATGTCGTGCCGCGCATGATAAAATGCGCCTGTGCATCACCGGGGATTGCGGAATTGCGCGCAGGCGTGGTGCCACAAGCCAAAGGGCGCGTTTTCGAAATCGGCTGCGGTGGCGGGTTGAACCAGCAGTATTACGACAAAACGCGGGTAAGCGGATTTGCCGGAATCGATCCTTCAGGCAAGCTGTTGGATTATGCCCGCGAGGCCGCCGAACGCAAAGGCTGGGCGGCGGATATCCGACAAGGCGTGGGCGAGGATATTCCTTTTGCGGATGACAGTTTCGACACGGCGGTCTGCACGTATACGCTGTGTTCAGTCACCGAGCCGACCAAAGTTCTGAGCGAATTGCACCGCATTTTGAAGCCGGGCGGGCAACTGCTGTTTCTGGAGCACGGACTCAGCCCTGATGCAGGGGTGGCGAAATGGCAGCGCCGGATCGAACCGGTTTGGAAACCGCTGATGGGCGGCTGCCACTTGTCACGCGGTGTAACCGCACCGGTGCGGCAGGCCGGATTCGCGCTGGATAGCGTGGGGCACCGTTACATGGCTGGAATGCCGCGCTGGGCCGCATGGATGGAATGGGGCGTCGCGATGAAAGTTTGA
- a CDS encoding Rne/Rng family ribonuclease, with protein sequence MTTRMLIDARHQEETRVAVLKGNRIEEFDFESADHKQIKGNIYLAKVTRVEPSLQAAFVDFGGNRHGFLAFSEIHPDYYQIPKEDREALLAEEAAHAEEEAALRAAEDGDDEEDYNENEGYDSDEGVTEVDTSEKDHVATIEGGVVENGFDHEGEEAEAAEGDSENDGEGDNRRRGRNQGRRRQGRSQGKEADELRAKRMALRRRYKIQDVIQRRQVLLVQVVKEERGNKGAALTTYLSLAGRYCVLMPNSSHGGGISRKINSASDRKRLKTIISELELPKSMSCIVRTAGLQRTKPEIKRDFDYLARLWDEIRERTMHSVAPALIHSDSDLIKRAIRDIYNRDIEEVVVEGEYGYRAAKDFMKLLMPSHAKRVRQYADPVPLFQRYGAEDQLTAMYDPVVQLKSGGYLVINPTEALVSIDINSGRSTKEHGIEATAVSTNLEAAREIARQLRLRDMAGLVVIDFIDMEYGSNIRKVEKAMKEALRNDRARIQVGRISGFGLMEMSRQRLRTGVLEATTRACPHCDGSGLVRTASSAGLSSLRMIEDEAAKGKGNVVTLYASQEAAIYVLNAKRDDLAEIEQRYGVTVEVIPEGENEGAKMRVASRGPKPEFVPRFEPIVELEEDEDDVIEDDYDAEETEEQAARGEGEDEGGDRGDGRRKRRKRRRGRTRDRREDGNDSAGEGEGEDAETEATETEGEETEGGEAPATEEAEGDSERGPRKRRRRGRRRRGGRENGEGSAEGSEGEGSDEGYSAEEPAQAEAVTEAPEAPVTEAAPVEATPVAAPVAEEPAAEAAPAKPKRTRKKKADVAPAAEVEPVAAEAVAPEAAVPEAGPVTDEAPAPKPKRTRKKKADPAVEAEAAPEAPAADAVVAEEAPAKPKRTRRKKADAVAADAAPAASVTAEAPVADEAPAVAETPSGDDDGSTPRRGWWQRTFGA encoded by the coding sequence ATGACCACGCGCATGCTTATCGATGCGCGCCACCAGGAAGAAACCCGGGTGGCGGTGCTGAAGGGCAACCGGATTGAAGAATTCGACTTTGAATCTGCGGATCACAAGCAGATCAAAGGCAACATCTACCTCGCCAAGGTAACACGGGTTGAACCCTCGCTACAGGCGGCGTTCGTTGATTTCGGGGGCAACCGGCACGGTTTCCTCGCGTTCAGCGAAATCCACCCCGACTACTACCAGATCCCCAAGGAAGACCGCGAAGCGCTGCTGGCTGAAGAAGCCGCACACGCCGAAGAGGAAGCTGCCCTGCGCGCCGCCGAAGATGGCGACGACGAAGAAGACTATAACGAAAACGAAGGTTACGATTCCGATGAGGGCGTGACCGAAGTCGACACGTCCGAAAAGGACCACGTCGCCACCATCGAAGGCGGTGTCGTCGAAAACGGCTTCGACCATGAAGGCGAAGAGGCGGAAGCCGCTGAAGGCGATAGCGAAAATGATGGTGAAGGCGACAATCGCCGCCGTGGCCGCAATCAAGGCCGCCGCCGTCAGGGCCGTTCGCAGGGCAAGGAAGCCGACGAACTGCGCGCCAAGCGTATGGCGCTGCGCCGTCGCTACAAGATTCAGGACGTTATCCAGCGCCGCCAGGTACTGCTGGTGCAGGTCGTCAAGGAAGAACGCGGGAACAAGGGCGCTGCCCTCACCACCTACCTCAGCCTTGCGGGCCGCTATTGCGTGCTCATGCCCAATTCCAGCCACGGCGGCGGCATCAGCCGCAAGATCAATTCGGCATCTGACCGCAAGCGCCTGAAGACGATCATCTCGGAACTGGAACTGCCCAAGTCGATGTCGTGCATCGTGCGCACGGCAGGACTTCAGCGCACCAAGCCAGAAATCAAACGTGACTTCGATTATCTTGCCCGCCTGTGGGATGAGATTCGCGAACGCACCATGCATTCGGTCGCGCCCGCGCTGATCCATTCTGACAGCGACCTGATTAAGCGCGCCATCCGCGACATCTACAATCGCGATATCGAAGAAGTCGTGGTCGAAGGCGAATACGGCTATCGTGCTGCCAAGGACTTCATGAAGCTGCTGATGCCCAGCCACGCCAAGCGGGTGCGCCAGTATGCCGATCCGGTGCCGCTGTTCCAGCGCTATGGCGCCGAAGACCAGCTCACCGCGATGTATGATCCGGTGGTCCAGCTCAAATCGGGCGGCTACCTCGTCATCAATCCCACCGAGGCGCTGGTGTCGATCGACATCAACTCTGGCCGATCCACCAAGGAACACGGCATCGAGGCGACGGCGGTGTCCACCAACCTTGAAGCCGCGCGCGAAATCGCCCGCCAGTTGCGCCTGCGCGACATGGCCGGCCTTGTCGTGATCGACTTTATCGACATGGAATACGGATCGAACATCCGTAAGGTCGAAAAGGCGATGAAGGAAGCGCTGCGCAATGATCGCGCGCGCATCCAGGTTGGCCGCATTTCCGGCTTCGGCCTGATGGAAATGAGCCGCCAGCGCCTGCGCACCGGCGTTCTCGAAGCCACCACCCGCGCCTGTCCGCATTGCGATGGTTCGGGTCTGGTCCGCACCGCCTCATCAGCGGGCCTCTCTTCGCTCCGCATGATCGAGGACGAAGCCGCCAAGGGCAAGGGCAACGTCGTCACGCTCTATGCATCGCAGGAAGCTGCGATCTACGTGCTCAACGCCAAGCGCGATGATCTGGCCGAGATCGAGCAGCGTTATGGCGTCACCGTCGAAGTCATCCCTGAAGGTGAAAACGAAGGCGCCAAGATGCGCGTCGCATCGCGCGGGCCAAAGCCTGAATTCGTGCCCCGCTTCGAACCCATCGTCGAGCTTGAAGAAGACGAAGACGATGTGATCGAGGACGATTACGACGCCGAAGAAACCGAAGAGCAGGCCGCTCGCGGTGAAGGCGAAGACGAGGGTGGCGACCGTGGCGATGGCCGCCGCAAGCGGCGCAAGCGTCGTCGTGGTCGCACCCGTGATCGCCGTGAAGATGGCAACGATTCCGCTGGCGAAGGTGAAGGCGAAGATGCCGAAACCGAAGCCACGGAAACCGAAGGTGAAGAAACCGAAGGCGGTGAAGCGCCCGCAACCGAAGAGGCCGAAGGCGATAGCGAACGCGGACCGCGCAAGCGCCGTCGTCGCGGTCGTCGTCGTCGCGGTGGCCGTGAAAACGGTGAAGGCTCTGCAGAAGGCAGTGAAGGCGAAGGCAGCGATGAAGGCTATTCAGCCGAAGAACCCGCGCAAGCTGAAGCTGTGACCGAAGCGCCGGAAGCGCCCGTCACCGAAGCCGCACCGGTCGAAGCCACACCGGTTGCAGCCCCTGTGGCCGAAGAACCGGCGGCAGAAGCTGCTCCGGCAAAGCCCAAGCGCACCCGCAAGAAAAAGGCCGATGTTGCTCCGGCAGCAGAAGTCGAACCGGTTGCTGCTGAAGCGGTTGCTCCAGAAGCAGCAGTGCCAGAAGCTGGGCCGGTGACCGACGAAGCCCCTGCGCCAAAGCCCAAGCGGACGCGCAAGAAAAAGGCTGACCCTGCTGTCGAAGCCGAAGCTGCACCAGAAGCGCCAGCCGCTGACGCAGTTGTGGCCGAAGAAGCCCCCGCCAAGCCAAAGCGCACCCGCCGTAAAAAAGCTGATGCCGTCGCCGCTGATGCAGCCCCGGCTGCAAGCGTGACCGCAGAAGCGCCGGTGGCCGATGAAGCGCCAGCAGTCGCAGAAACGCCCTCGGGCGATGACGATGGCTCGACGCCTCGTCGTGGCTGGTGGCAGCGCACCTTCGGCGCCTGA
- a CDS encoding N-acetylmuramoyl-L-alanine amidase family protein, with protein MESRGIIRAVQWAPLAAAPVLAAAVVWVAFSTGVAQAVPRHVVRLVMPGAAGMIDLPPVEGPADVSRPLVVIDAGHGGHDPGASGAQGEREKDLTLALTKALRAALLADGRVRVAMTRSTDRFLVLEERADIARRLGADLFVSVHADAAQNDAARGATVYTLSDKASDSVAEALAARENEADRVNGVVLAGKGTAVSSILVDLARRDMRSSSMRFGELVVRESEGRVAFHATPQREAAFVVLKSLDLPSALIEAGFISNAGDAKAMADPEWRKGFGRTVARAIEIFLAERQAPMAETEAPLLEASSTPVP; from the coding sequence ATGGAGAGCAGGGGCATCATTCGCGCAGTGCAGTGGGCACCGCTGGCAGCAGCGCCGGTGCTGGCCGCCGCCGTGGTGTGGGTGGCATTTTCGACAGGAGTTGCGCAAGCTGTGCCGCGTCATGTGGTGCGACTGGTGATGCCGGGGGCGGCCGGGATGATCGATTTGCCACCGGTCGAAGGTCCGGCTGATGTCAGCCGCCCGCTGGTGGTGATCGATGCCGGCCATGGCGGGCACGACCCCGGCGCCAGTGGCGCGCAGGGTGAGCGCGAGAAGGATCTGACGCTGGCATTGACCAAGGCATTGCGCGCAGCGCTGCTGGCCGATGGCCGTGTGCGCGTGGCGATGACTCGCAGCACGGATCGGTTTCTGGTTCTGGAAGAGCGCGCCGACATTGCCCGCAGGCTGGGTGCTGATCTGTTCGTGTCGGTTCATGCCGATGCGGCGCAAAATGACGCAGCGCGTGGCGCGACCGTTTACACTCTGTCCGACAAAGCGTCCGATTCGGTGGCCGAAGCGCTGGCCGCGCGCGAGAACGAGGCGGATCGGGTGAACGGTGTGGTTCTGGCCGGAAAAGGCACGGCGGTTTCATCGATTCTGGTCGACCTTGCCCGGCGCGATATGCGGTCAAGTTCGATGCGTTTTGGCGAGCTTGTGGTGCGCGAAAGCGAGGGGCGGGTTGCATTCCATGCCACGCCGCAGCGCGAAGCGGCCTTTGTGGTGCTGAAATCGCTGGACCTGCCGTCCGCGCTGATCGAGGCGGGCTTTATCAGCAACGCCGGTGACGCAAAGGCGATGGCCGATCCTGAATGGCGCAAGGGTTTTGGCAGGACCGTGGCGCGGGCCATTGAGATATTCCTGGCCGAGCGTCAGGCCCCGATGGCAGAGACGGAAGCGCCGTTGCTGGAAGCATCGTCCACCCCGGTTCCGTAA
- a CDS encoding penicillin-binding protein 1A, producing MAEDTHEQSRFTHLRAGAKARWQGAMQWYRAKWRDSRRFRIGNYIAAALLVGWFVLWVAVARTLPSADKLLTYQPPLPTMVRGMDGEIVSSYARERRVQLRFVDFPEPLINAYLAAEDKTFWTHGGIDYLGFAGAVVDYATKFGSGERAKGGSTITQQVAKNILIGDEYSVTRKLKEMILARRIEGVLTKQQILELYLNEIPLGRQSFGVQAASRAYFDKDVGDLALHEAAFLAILPKAPERYGRAKYEQTAIERRNWVLDQMVRNGWATAQQASAAKAMPLGLKPRRIENYTADAGYFLEEVRRRLIGRFGEKAENGPNSVYAGGLWVRTSLDTQLQTAAQNSLRAALLRYGGGRPWHGPIARIDLDDGNWQTQLITSNISINYQNWRTGVLLSRSGNTGRIGFSDGEEASLIGLPDKIRPGDITAAAPVNGSTWAVRTVPEVSGGMVVQDPQSGRVLAMQGGFDARLGSFNRATQANRQPGSTIKPFVYATALDNGMTPASMVVDGTFCVYQGAALGEKCFRNFGNEGGSGSHTMRWGLEQSRNLMTVRVANDVGMDKVVRTIKAVGIGDYQPYLSMALGAGDTTVIKMVNAYGALANQGRQHEPSLIDYVQDRNGKVIWRADGRRCEGCSMAQWDGKPMPRLKPTGRQVMDPRTAYQVVHMLEGVVVRGTAVVLRDLGLPLFGKTGTTSGPTNVWFVGGSPEIIAGVYIGYDQPRSLGGYAQGGRIAAPVFKQLVQETKGRWKDIPFRVPEGVRMVKVDRISGKRVFGGTPDNDVAKASIIWEAFKPDTEPKRTAREGEVSAKQAVIDALRRARAARGIPDVAEDEAPTEQDFLEEQGGIY from the coding sequence ATGGCCGAAGATACGCACGAGCAATCCCGGTTTACCCACTTGCGCGCAGGGGCAAAGGCCCGCTGGCAGGGGGCGATGCAATGGTATCGGGCCAAGTGGCGCGACAGCCGCCGGTTCAGGATTGGCAATTATATTGCTGCTGCCCTGCTGGTGGGCTGGTTCGTGCTGTGGGTGGCTGTGGCGCGAACGCTGCCTTCGGCGGACAAGCTGCTGACATATCAGCCACCCTTGCCGACAATGGTGCGTGGCATGGATGGCGAGATCGTATCCAGCTATGCCCGCGAACGCCGCGTGCAGTTGCGGTTTGTCGATTTTCCTGAACCACTCATCAACGCCTATCTGGCGGCTGAGGACAAAACGTTCTGGACCCATGGTGGCATCGACTATCTGGGCTTTGCCGGCGCAGTGGTGGATTATGCCACCAAATTCGGGTCGGGCGAACGCGCCAAGGGCGGTTCGACCATTACCCAGCAGGTAGCAAAGAACATCCTGATTGGTGATGAATATTCGGTCACGCGCAAGCTGAAGGAAATGATTCTTGCGCGCAGGATCGAAGGCGTGCTGACCAAGCAGCAAATTCTTGAACTATACCTCAACGAAATTCCGCTGGGACGGCAAAGCTTTGGCGTGCAGGCTGCATCGCGCGCCTATTTCGACAAGGATGTGGGCGACCTGGCGTTGCATGAAGCGGCGTTTCTGGCGATCCTGCCGAAGGCGCCCGAACGCTATGGTCGTGCCAAGTACGAACAGACCGCAATCGAGCGGCGCAACTGGGTGTTGGACCAGATGGTCCGCAACGGTTGGGCAACAGCGCAGCAGGCATCAGCCGCCAAGGCCATGCCGCTGGGGCTGAAGCCGCGACGGATCGAGAATTACACCGCAGACGCTGGCTATTTTCTTGAAGAAGTGCGGCGGCGGTTGATTGGCCGGTTTGGCGAAAAGGCTGAAAACGGGCCGAACAGCGTCTATGCTGGCGGGCTTTGGGTGCGCACATCGCTGGACACCCAATTGCAGACCGCAGCGCAAAATTCGCTGCGCGCAGCCCTGCTGCGCTATGGCGGGGGGCGGCCATGGCATGGGCCAATTGCACGGATCGACCTGGATGACGGCAATTGGCAGACCCAACTCATCACCAGCAATATTTCGATCAATTACCAGAACTGGCGGACCGGCGTGCTGCTTTCGCGCAGCGGTAACACTGGTCGCATAGGCTTTTCGGACGGCGAAGAAGCCAGTCTGATCGGTCTACCCGACAAGATTCGACCCGGCGACATTACTGCCGCTGCGCCGGTCAACGGTAGCACATGGGCGGTGCGAACCGTGCCCGAAGTTTCGGGCGGCATGGTGGTGCAAGATCCGCAAAGCGGGCGTGTACTTGCTATGCAGGGCGGGTTCGACGCTCGACTGGGATCGTTCAACCGCGCAACGCAAGCCAACCGCCAGCCGGGCTCCACGATCAAGCCGTTTGTTTATGCCACGGCGCTGGACAATGGCATGACGCCTGCCTCGATGGTGGTGGACGGCACGTTCTGCGTTTATCAGGGCGCGGCGCTGGGCGAAAAATGCTTCCGCAATTTTGGCAACGAAGGCGGATCGGGCAGTCACACGATGCGCTGGGGGCTTGAGCAATCGCGCAACCTGATGACGGTGCGCGTGGCCAACGACGTGGGCATGGACAAGGTGGTCCGCACGATCAAGGCCGTGGGTATCGGCGATTACCAGCCCTACCTTTCGATGGCGCTGGGGGCAGGCGACACCACGGTCATCAAGATGGTCAACGCTTATGGCGCACTGGCCAATCAGGGGCGCCAGCATGAACCGTCGCTGATCGATTATGTGCAGGACCGCAACGGAAAGGTGATCTGGCGTGCCGATGGCCGTCGCTGTGAAGGTTGCAGCATGGCGCAGTGGGATGGCAAGCCCATGCCTCGGCTGAAGCCCACTGGCAGGCAGGTGATGGATCCGCGCACGGCGTATCAGGTGGTGCACATGCTGGAAGGCGTGGTGGTGCGCGGAACGGCGGTCGTGCTGCGCGATCTGGGGCTGCCGCTGTTCGGCAAAACCGGTACCACATCAGGCCCGACCAACGTGTGGTTTGTGGGCGGATCGCCCGAAATCATTGCGGGCGTCTATATCGGGTATGACCAGCCGCGCAGCCTTGGTGGCTATGCTCAGGGCGGACGTATTGCTGCTCCGGTTTTCAAGCAACTGGTGCAGGAAACCAAGGGTCGCTGGAAGGATATTCCGTTCCGCGTTCCCGAAGGCGTTCGCATGGTCAAGGTGGACCGCATTTCGGGCAAGCGCGTGTTTGGCGGCACGCCCGACAACGATGTGGCCAAGGCGTCGATCATCTGGGAAGCGTTCAAACCCGATACTGAACCCAAGCGCACCGCGCGCGAAGGCGAAGTGAGTGCCAAGCAGGCGGTGATCGATGCATTGCGCAGGGCACGGGCCGCGCGCGGCATCCCTGATGTGGCTGAAGATGAGGCGCCGACCGAGCAGGACTTTCTGGAAGAGCAGGGCGGGATTTACTGA
- a CDS encoding peroxiredoxin: MTLRSLAAAGAAFALCLSTPALAELPGGSRAPDFAAKGALAGKPFAFSLKAALKKGPVVLYFYPKAFTQGCTLEAHAFAEASGDFKAAGATVVGMSNDDIATLQKFSTEACRDKFAVASASPAVIKAYDVDLKREGVSTGLTKRTSYVIARDGRIVMVHSDMDYRDHVKMTLDAVRKLKARKG, translated from the coding sequence ATGACCTTGCGCTCTCTTGCTGCTGCTGGTGCAGCCTTCGCCCTTTGCCTTTCCACTCCGGCGCTGGCCGAACTGCCGGGCGGCTCGCGCGCGCCTGATTTTGCGGCCAAGGGTGCCCTTGCGGGCAAACCTTTCGCCTTTTCGCTTAAGGCGGCGCTGAAGAAGGGGCCGGTCGTCCTCTATTTCTATCCCAAGGCGTTTACGCAGGGCTGCACGCTGGAAGCCCACGCCTTTGCCGAGGCGAGCGGGGACTTCAAGGCGGCAGGCGCAACCGTGGTCGGCATGTCGAACGACGATATCGCCACCTTGCAGAAGTTTTCGACCGAAGCCTGCCGCGACAAGTTTGCCGTGGCTTCTGCCAGCCCTGCGGTCATCAAGGCCTATGACGTCGACCTGAAGCGCGAAGGCGTTTCGACCGGCCTGACCAAGCGCACCAGCTATGTCATCGCGCGCGACGGGCGCATCGTTATGGTCCATTCGGACATGGATTATCGCGACCATGTGAAGATGACGCTGGACGCAGTGCGCAAGCTGAAAGCGCGCAAGGGCTAA
- the prfB gene encoding peptide chain release factor 2 — MRAEGQAHIDRIEAALALVRKFLDWDRAVRRLDELNARVEDPKLWDDPKKAEEVMRERRRLEASIGTVNEIGQEMADAIEFVELGEMEGDEDTIKEGLGSLAALADRADNDKVQALLAGEADANNAYLEVHAGAGGTESQDWAEMLQRMYTRWGERHGYKVDLVDYHAGEAAGIKSATLLIKGENAYGYAKTESGVHRLVRISPYDSSARRHTSFSSVWVYPEIDDNIEVDINPSDLKIDTYRASGAGGQHVNTTDSAVRITHVPTGIIVASQNDRSQHKNRATAMNMLKARIYEAELAKREAAASGEYAAKTEIGWGHQIRSYVLQPYQQVKDLRTGVVSTNPTDVLDGALDPFMAAALSQKVTGEKVTVEDDD, encoded by the coding sequence ATGCGTGCCGAGGGGCAGGCCCATATCGATCGTATCGAGGCCGCGCTGGCGCTGGTCCGCAAGTTCCTTGACTGGGACCGCGCGGTGCGTCGGCTGGACGAGCTGAACGCGCGCGTCGAAGATCCGAAGCTGTGGGACGATCCGAAAAAGGCCGAAGAGGTGATGCGGGAGCGTCGCCGGCTGGAAGCGTCGATCGGCACCGTCAACGAAATCGGTCAGGAAATGGCCGATGCCATCGAGTTCGTCGAGCTGGGCGAGATGGAGGGCGACGAGGACACGATCAAGGAAGGCCTTGGCAGTTTGGCCGCGCTGGCTGACCGCGCGGACAACGACAAGGTGCAGGCCTTGCTGGCGGGCGAGGCCGATGCCAACAACGCCTATCTTGAAGTTCACGCAGGCGCAGGCGGCACCGAAAGCCAGGACTGGGCCGAAATGCTGCAGCGCATGTATACGCGCTGGGGTGAGCGCCACGGCTACAAGGTCGATCTGGTTGATTATCATGCGGGCGAAGCTGCCGGGATCAAGTCTGCCACGCTGCTTATCAAAGGCGAGAACGCCTATGGCTATGCCAAGACCGAAAGCGGCGTGCATCGTCTGGTCCGCATCAGCCCTTATGACAGTTCGGCACGTCGGCATACGTCGTTCAGTTCGGTCTGGGTCTATCCTGAAATCGATGACAACATCGAGGTGGATATCAACCCGTCGGACCTGAAGATCGATACCTATCGCGCGTCGGGTGCGGGCGGACAGCACGTTAACACCACCGATTCGGCGGTGCGTATCACGCACGTTCCCACCGGGATCATCGTGGCCAGTCAGAACGACCGCAGCCAGCATAAGAACCGCGCCACTGCGATGAACATGCTGAAGGCGCGCATTTACGAGGCTGAACTGGCCAAGCGCGAAGCGGCGGCAAGCGGCGAATATGCGGCTAAGACCGAAATCGGCTGGGGCCATCAGATCCGTTCCTATGTTCTCCAGCCCTATCAGCAGGTGAAAGACCTGCGCACCGGGGTGGTTTCCACCAATCCGACCGATGTGCTGGACGGGGCGCTCGATCCCTTCATGGCCGCTGCGCTTTCGCAGAAGGTGACGGGCGAGAAGGTGACGGTGGAGGACGACGATTGA
- a CDS encoding class I SAM-dependent methyltransferase, which yields MRASALVPCALAALLVACKPAPEEAARLFPRADRPVSALGSTAFSTESDRDDRNEANTVMDLAGVVPGMSVADIGAGEGYYTVRLAERVGAKGRVLAQDIDGDALRRLGARVEKDRLENVSIKPGAEDDPRLPERSFDRVFLVHMYHEVTEPYAFLWRIWPAVKPGGRVVVVDVDRSPEKHGIPPALLICELEAVGFRLDEFHRKPEIAGYYAQFVAAPSRPEPGKIKPCRLKAATGASATSALKGN from the coding sequence ATGAGGGCTTCGGCCCTTGTCCCTTGTGCGCTGGCAGCGCTGCTGGTTGCCTGCAAGCCTGCGCCTGAAGAAGCGGCGCGGTTGTTTCCGCGTGCTGACCGGCCGGTGTCGGCGCTGGGCAGCACGGCCTTTTCGACAGAATCCGACCGCGATGATCGCAATGAAGCGAACACGGTGATGGATCTTGCCGGGGTTGTGCCCGGTATGAGCGTGGCGGATATCGGCGCGGGGGAGGGGTATTATACCGTCCGTCTGGCTGAGCGCGTGGGCGCCAAGGGCCGGGTTCTGGCACAAGATATCGATGGCGATGCACTTCGCCGTCTTGGCGCGCGCGTGGAAAAGGACCGGCTCGAAAACGTATCGATCAAGCCGGGGGCCGAGGATGATCCGCGTCTGCCGGAGCGCAGTTTCGACCGGGTGTTCCTGGTGCACATGTACCACGAAGTGACCGAGCCTTATGCTTTCCTGTGGCGCATCTGGCCCGCGGTGAAGCCCGGTGGGCGTGTGGTGGTGGTGGATGTGGATCGTTCGCCCGAAAAGCACGGCATTCCGCCCGCGCTGCTGATCTGCGAACTGGAGGCGGTGGGCTTTCGCTTGGATGAATTTCACCGTAAGCCGGAAATAGCGGGATACTATGCCCAGTTCGTGGCCGCGCCATCGCGGCCCGAACCGGGGAAGATCAAGCCTTGCCGGCTGAAAGCCGCAACGGGTGCGAGCGCGACAAGCGCGTTGAAAGGAAATTGA